One window of the Pseudomonas sp. S04 genome contains the following:
- a CDS encoding HU family DNA-binding protein: MALTKDQLIADIAEAIDAPKTTARNALDQLGQIVADQLENGGEITLPGIGKLKVTERPARTGRNPSTGAAIEIAAKKVIKLVVAKGLTDAVNK, encoded by the coding sequence ATGGCTCTTACTAAAGACCAACTGATCGCCGATATCGCTGAAGCTATCGACGCGCCTAAAACCACCGCGCGTAACGCACTGGACCAACTGGGCCAAATCGTTGCTGATCAACTGGAAAACGGCGGTGAAATCACCCTGCCAGGTATCGGTAAGCTGAAAGTGACCGAGCGTCCTGCCCGTACCGGCCGCAACCCTTCGACTGGCGCTGCCATCGAAATCGCTGCCAAGAAAGTTATCAAGCTGGTTGTGGCTAAAGGCCTGACCGACGCTGTTAACAAGTAA
- the yejK gene encoding nucleoid-associated protein YejK, producing MPIRHCIVHLIDKKPDGTPAVLHARDSELAESAAIENMLADLNESYNAKQGKAWGLFHAESGAHPFSGWLKEYLDGGKDFTAFSRIAVEHLQKLMEESNLSTGGHVLFAHYQQGMTDYLAIALLHHSEGVAVTDQLDVTPSRHLDLGQLHLAARINISEWQNNKQSKQYISFIKGKNGKKVSEYFRDFIGCQEGVDGPGETRTLLKAFSDFVESEDLPEDSAREKTKTLVDYASSQAKLGEPMGLEELSELIDEERPKAFYDHIRNKDYGLSPEIPADKRTLNQFRRFTGRAEGLSISFEAHLLGSKIEYDEEAGTLVIKGLPTSLTDQLKRRN from the coding sequence ATGCCGATCCGTCATTGCATCGTCCACCTGATCGACAAAAAACCCGACGGCACACCCGCAGTCCTGCACGCCCGCGACTCGGAACTGGCCGAATCCGCCGCCATCGAGAACATGCTCGCCGACCTCAACGAAAGCTACAACGCCAAGCAAGGCAAAGCCTGGGGTTTGTTCCACGCCGAGTCCGGTGCACATCCGTTCAGCGGCTGGCTGAAGGAGTACCTCGACGGCGGCAAGGACTTCACCGCGTTCAGCCGAATTGCCGTGGAGCACCTGCAAAAGTTGATGGAGGAGTCCAACCTGTCGACCGGCGGTCACGTCCTGTTCGCCCACTACCAGCAAGGCATGACCGACTACCTGGCCATTGCCCTGCTGCACCACAGTGAAGGCGTGGCCGTGACCGACCAGCTCGACGTGACCCCGTCCCGGCACCTGGACCTGGGCCAGTTGCACCTGGCCGCACGGATCAACATCTCCGAGTGGCAGAACAACAAGCAGTCCAAGCAGTACATTTCGTTCATCAAAGGCAAGAACGGGAAAAAGGTCTCGGAGTACTTCCGCGACTTCATCGGCTGCCAGGAAGGTGTCGACGGCCCGGGTGAAACCCGCACCCTGCTCAAGGCCTTCAGCGACTTCGTCGAAAGCGAAGACCTGCCGGAAGACTCCGCCCGCGAGAAGACCAAGACCCTGGTCGACTACGCCAGCAGCCAGGCCAAGCTGGGTGAACCCATGGGCCTGGAGGAGCTGTCGGAACTGATCGACGAAGAACGCCCAAAAGCCTTCTACGATCATATCCGCAACAAGGACTATGGCCTGTCGCCGGAAATCCCCGCCGACAAACGCACCCTCAACCAGTTCCGCCGTTTCACCGGCCGCGCCGAGGGCCTGTCCATCAGCTTCGAAGCGCACCTGCTGGGCTCGAAGATCGAGTACGACGAAGAAGCCGGCACCCTGGTCATCAAGGGCCTGCCGACCTCCCTCACCGACCAGCTCAAGCGTCGCAACTGA
- the rlmF gene encoding 23S rRNA (adenine(1618)-N(6))-methyltransferase RlmF has translation MTTPRTPRPARKKPDSATPAKAVEPREKASLHPRNRHQGRYDFPALIKTTPELAQFVIINPYGKESIDFASPDAVRVFNRALLKSFYGIAHWDIPADYLCPPVPGRADYVHFLADLLASVNDGEIPRGAPVKVLDIGMGANCVYPLIGYSDYRWHFLGSEIDPTAVAAAKAIVQSNGLNKAIQLRQQSNPKHILLGLLEPGERFDLTMCNPPFHASMDEATKGSERKWRALGRADPKRKLPVLNFGGQSAELWCEGGEARFVTQLIAESAHFQHKVLWFSTLVSKASNLPVIQTALKKAGVLESQVVEMSQGQKQSRFVAWTFQTKSEQQVWRERWVRKS, from the coding sequence ATGACCACCCCCCGCACACCCCGCCCTGCGCGCAAGAAGCCTGATTCCGCGACCCCGGCCAAAGCCGTGGAGCCCCGCGAAAAGGCCAGCCTGCACCCGCGCAACCGCCACCAGGGCCGTTACGACTTCCCGGCGCTGATCAAGACCACGCCGGAACTGGCGCAGTTCGTGATCATCAACCCCTATGGCAAAGAGAGCATCGACTTCGCCAGCCCGGATGCGGTGCGGGTGTTCAACCGGGCATTGCTCAAGTCGTTCTATGGCATCGCCCATTGGGACATCCCGGCCGACTATCTCTGCCCACCGGTGCCGGGACGTGCCGATTACGTGCACTTTCTTGCCGACCTGCTGGCCAGCGTCAACGACGGTGAGATCCCTCGCGGCGCACCGGTCAAGGTGCTCGACATCGGCATGGGCGCCAACTGCGTTTATCCATTGATCGGCTACAGCGACTACCGCTGGCACTTCCTCGGCTCGGAAATCGATCCGACCGCCGTGGCCGCCGCCAAAGCCATTGTGCAATCCAACGGCCTCAACAAAGCCATCCAGCTGCGTCAGCAAAGCAATCCCAAGCACATCCTGCTGGGCTTGCTGGAGCCGGGCGAACGTTTTGACCTGACCATGTGCAACCCGCCGTTCCATGCCTCCATGGACGAGGCGACCAAGGGCAGCGAACGTAAATGGCGCGCCCTGGGCCGTGCCGACCCGAAACGCAAACTGCCGGTACTGAACTTTGGCGGACAGTCCGCCGAGTTGTGGTGTGAAGGTGGTGAAGCGCGGTTCGTGACGCAACTGATTGCCGAAAGCGCGCACTTTCAACACAAGGTGCTGTGGTTCAGTACCCTGGTCTCGAAAGCGTCAAACCTGCCAGTCATCCAGACCGCGCTGAAAAAGGCCGGCGTGCTGGAGAGCCAGGTAGTGGAGATGTCCCAGGGACAAAAGCAAAGCCGCTTTGTCGCCTGGACCTTCCAGACCAAATCCGAGCAGCAAGTCTGGCGCGAGCGCTGGGTTCGCAAAAGCTGA